A stretch of the Euleptes europaea isolate rEulEur1 chromosome 14, rEulEur1.hap1, whole genome shotgun sequence genome encodes the following:
- the LOC130487384 gene encoding nucleoplasmin-like, whose translation MALENSTNDSCRSEKTFSLVWGCELTKEKPTYTFEVTEDWSYEQQQLALRTICLGEKAKDEFHVVEIVPQKDNKESAPVCIANLKLSVLPMVTSLGLDLNPPVTFRLKSGSGPVYLAGQHVSAVFKWNDSEKEEESLEDEEMEESSKEESPIKPAKATDSKRSATAAKKESELPARELSQLKLSNVMSVSHTVLRAALKERASVKHYLDNGAYIPTSLRVR comes from the exons ATGGCTTTGGAAAACAGCACCAATGATAGCTGTAGATCGGAGAAAACGTTTTCTTTGGTGTGGG GATGTGAGCTAACCAAGGAGAAGCCAACCTACACATTTGAAGTCACAGAGGACTGGTCCTATGAGCAGCAGCAGTTGGCTTTGAGGACG ATCTGCCTAGGAGAAAAAGCCAAGGATGAATTTCATGTTGTGGAGATTGTACCCCAAAAGGACAACAAGGAATCTGCTCCAGTGTGCATAGCAAACTTGAAACtttcagttctcccaatg GTCACCTCACTAGGACTTGATCTGAACCCACCTGTCACGTTCAGACTAAAGTCAGGGAGTGGGCCGGTCTACCTTGCTGGACAGCATGTGTCAG CTGTCTTCAAGTGGAATGATAGTGAGAAGGAGGAAGAGTCCCTGGAAGATGAAGAGATGGAGGAATCTTCCAAGGAAGAGTCTCCAATTAAGCCTGCCAAGGCTACGGACTCCAAGCGTTCAGCTACAGCAGCCAAGAAGGAGTCAGAACTCCCTGCTCGGGAGCTATCTCAG CTGAAGCTCTCAAATGTCATGTCTGTGAGTCATACAGTCCTCAGGGCTGCCTTAAAGGAGAGGGCGTCTGTGAAGCATTACCTGGACAATGGTGCATATATACCGACTTCTTTAAGAGTACGTTAG